In Kaistella faecalis, a genomic segment contains:
- the lptC gene encoding LPS export ABC transporter periplasmic protein LptC — protein sequence MNLIAKIFYKNIAAFLGCAIFFGLISCDEDLTAINKNNNTNFPSQVINNANIVQRDSGMVKLRATAPLIEKYEFIDSPYIVARKGINILFYDKKKPKEPGKINAKYAKFNEKKKFYEAKGNVRITTNENQMFAMQSVFWDQNKRLIYTSDTVYVTDKDGSTLVGANGMKAKDDFSEYTFYNNSGNINAKKIPEKGR from the coding sequence ATGAATCTTATCGCTAAAATATTCTATAAAAATATAGCCGCCTTTTTGGGTTGTGCTATATTTTTTGGTTTAATTTCCTGTGATGAAGATTTAACAGCCATTAATAAAAACAACAACACCAACTTTCCCTCTCAGGTCATCAACAATGCCAATATTGTTCAGCGTGATTCGGGAATGGTAAAGCTGCGTGCTACGGCACCGCTTATCGAGAAATACGAATTCATCGACTCACCGTATATCGTTGCAAGAAAAGGTATCAATATTCTTTTCTACGACAAGAAAAAACCTAAAGAACCGGGAAAGATTAATGCCAAATATGCCAAGTTCAATGAAAAAAAGAAATTTTACGAGGCTAAAGGAAATGTAAGAATCACGACGAATGAAAATCAGATGTTCGCGATGCAGTCGGTATTTTGGGACCAGAATAAAAGACTCATTTACACTTCGGATACCGTGTACGTCACCGACAAAGATGGCTCCACACTTGTAGGAGCAAACGGAATGAAAGCCAAAGATGATTTCTCAGAATACACCTTTTACAACAATTCCGGCAACATAAACGCTAAAAAAATCCCCGAAAAAG